A single window of Mangifera indica cultivar Alphonso chromosome 18, CATAS_Mindica_2.1, whole genome shotgun sequence DNA harbors:
- the LOC123201930 gene encoding protein fluG isoform X2, which yields MHRLTVCNYKTFEGAMEFTELREAIEKIQLVDGHAHNIVALDSTFPFVNSFSEAHGDALSDAPHSLSFKRNLRNIAELYGCESTLQVVEEYRRSSGLEFISSVCFKTANISAVLIDDGLKLDKKHDLEWHKSYVPFVGRVLRIESLAEEILDQEMPDGSDWRLDTFTETFLETLRSFADKIVSLKSIAAYRSGLEINTQVTKEDAEEGLTEVLSVGKPVRITNKSLIDYLFIRSLEVAVCFDLPLQIHTGFGDKDLDLRMANPLHLRKLLEDKRFSRSHIVLLHASYPFSKEASYLASVYKQVYLDFGLAIPKLSVHGMISSIKELLELAPIKKVMFSTDGYACPETFYLGAKKAREVVFSVLCDACIDGDLSVVEAIEAAEDIFAQNAIYFYKIKCRVVPIKRFNDVVKKNGVGLTFACMGMSSAVDGPADETNLTGTGEIRLMPDLSTRWRIPWESQEEMVLADMHLKPGEPWEYCPREALRRVSKVLIEEFNLVMNAGFENEFYLLKSVLREGKEEWVPIDSTPYCSSSGYNAVSSIFHEVVADLHSLNIAVEQLHPEAGKGQFEIALGHTACTKAADNLIFTREVVRAVARKHGLLATFVPKYALDDIGSGSHVHLSLWQNGENVFMASGGSNRHGMSSIGEEFMAGVLHHLPSLLAFTAPVPNSYDRIQPNTWSGAYQCWGKENREAPLRTACPPGTQDGLVSNFEIKSFDGCANPHLGLAAIIASGIDGLRRHLRLPEPIDANPASLDIKLQRLPKSLSESLEALKKDDFLHKLIGEKLLVAIKGVRKAEINYYSKDKEAYKQLIHRY from the exons ATGCACCGTTTGACTGTCTGCAACTACAAGACTTTTGAGGGAGCAATGGAGTTTACGGAGCTAAGAGAAGCCATAGAGAAGATTCAGTTGGTGGACGGCCATGCTCACAACATAGTCGCCCTTGACTCCACCTTTCCTTTCGTCAATTCCTTCTCTGAAGCTCACGGTGACGCCTTGTCTGACGCTCCTCACTCCCTTTCCTTCAAG AGGAATTTGAGGAATATTGCTGAATTGTATGGCTGTGAATCAACTTTGCAAGTCGTTGAAGAATATCGCAGATCCTCAGGGTTGGAATTCATTAGCTCTGTATGCTTTAAAACTGCGAATATCTCAGCTGTACTCATTGATGATGGATTAAAGTTGGACAAGAAGCATGACCTTGAATGGCATAAAAGTTATGTTCCATTTGTTGGTAGAGTATTGCGCATTGAAAGTCTGGCAGAGGAGATTCTAGATCAA GAGATGCCAGATGGATCTGATTGGAGATTGGATACGTTCACTGAAACATTTTTGGAAACCTTGAGGTC ATTTGCTGATAAAATTGTTAGCTTGAAAAGCATAGCTGCATATCGTAGTGGTTTAGAAATTAATACTCAAGTGACTAAAGAAGATGCTGAGGAAGGTCTTACTGAAGTTTTAAGTG TTGGAAAGCCAGTCCGCATCACAAATAAAAGCCTTATTGACTACTTATTCATACGTAGTTTGGAGGTTGCTGTATGTTTTGACTTGCCATTGCAAATACACACGGG CTTTGGAGACAAAGATTTGGATTTACGGATGGCCAATCCCCTTCATCTCCGAAAACTTCTTGAGGACAAGAGGTTTTCTAGAAGCCATATAGTGCTGTTACATGCATCATACCCATTTTCAAAAGAAGCCTCATATCTAGCATCTGTCTATAAACAG GTGTACCTTGACTTTGGGTTGGCTATTCCTAAGTTAAGTGTTCATGGGATGATCTCCTCGATCAAAGAACTTTTAGAGCTAGCCCCAATAAAGAAG GTCATGTTCAGCACCGATGGCTATGCATGTCCAGAAACTTTCTATTTAG gTGCAAAAAAGGCACGCGAAGTTGTCTTCTCTGTCCTATGCGATGCATGCATTGATGGTGATCTCTCTGTTGTTGAAGCTATTGAAGCAGCTGAAGATATTTTTGCTCAAAATGCAATCtacttttacaaaattaa ATGTCGT GTTGTTCCAATAAAACGCTTCAATGATGTTGTTAAAAAGAATGGTGTTGGTTTGACATTTGCATGCATGGGAATGAGTTCAGCTGTTGATGGTCCGGCTGACGAGACTAATTTGACTGGAACGGGTGAGATCAGATTGATGCCTGATTTATCAACTAGATGGAGAATTCCATG GGAAAGCCAAGAGGAGATGGTTTTGGCAGACATGCATCTTAAACCCGGTGAACCTTGGGAATATTGCCCCAGAGAGGCCTTACGGAGGGTTTCAAAGGTTCTGATAGAAGAATTTAACTTG GTGATGAATGCTGggtttgaaaatgagttttatcTCTTGAAGAGTGTACTGAG GGAAGGGAAAGAAGAATGGGTACCGATTGACTCAACACCATACTGCTCTTCGTCAGGATACAATGCTGTTTCTTCTATATTTCATGAAGTAGTGGCTGATCTTCACTCCTTAAATATTGCAGTGGAGCAG TTACATCCTGAAGCTGGGAAAGGTCAGTTTGAAATTGCTCTGGGGCATACTGCTTGTACAAAAGCTGCAGACAATTTGATTTTCACACGTGAAGTTGTGAGGGCTGTTGCAAGGAAACATGGGCTGTTGGCAACATTTGTACCAAA GTATGCTTTAGATGATATCGGTTCTGGATCCCATGTCCATTTGAGTTTGTGGCAGAATGGAGAAAATGTTTTTATGGCATCTGGTGGATCCAATCGCCATGGAATGTCTAGTATTGGCGAGGAGTTTATGGCAGGCGTTTTGCATCACCTTCCTTCACTTTTGGCTTTTACGGCCCCTGTTCCAAATAG ttatgatCGAATACAACCCAATACATGGAGTGGAGCGTACCAGTGCTGGGGAAAAGAAAATAGGGAAGCTCCATTGAGAACCGCATGCCCGCCTGGAACTCAGGATGGTCTGGTGAGCAACTTTGAAATAAAATCCTTTGATGGCTGTGCCAATCCACATCTGGGCTTGGCTGCTATAATTGCTAGTGGCATTGATGGCCTCCGCAGGCATCTTCGTCTTCCTGAACCTATAg ATGCAAATCCTGCTAGTCTTGATATAAAACTTCAAAGACTGCCTAAGTCACTCTCTGAATCTCTAGAAGCTCTCAAGAAAGATGATTTCTTGCATAAATTAATAGGTGAAAAGCTTTTGGTTGCCATAAAAGGAGTTCGTAAG GCTGAAATCAACTACTACTCAAAAGATAAGGAAGCATACAAGCAACTTATACATCGCTACTGA
- the LOC123201930 gene encoding protein fluG isoform X3, producing the protein MHRLTVCNYKTFEGAMEFTELREAIEKIQLVDGHAHNIVALDSTFPFVNSFSEAHGDALSDAPHSLSFKEMPDGSDWRLDTFTETFLETLRSFADKIVSLKSIAAYRSGLEINTQVTKEDAEEGLTEVLSVGKPVRITNKSLIDYLFIRSLEVAVCFDLPLQIHTGFGDKDLDLRMANPLHLRKLLEDKRFSRSHIVLLHASYPFSKEASYLASVYKQVYLDFGLAIPKLSVHGMISSIKELLELAPIKKVMFSTDGYACPETFYLGAKKAREVVFSVLCDACIDGDLSVVEAIEAAEDIFAQNAIYFYKIKLRVKSNDSKLNVHLNNMKETDVSENDVSLVRIIWVDASGQHRCRVVPIKRFNDVVKKNGVGLTFACMGMSSAVDGPADETNLTGTGEIRLMPDLSTRWRIPWESQEEMVLADMHLKPGEPWEYCPREALRRVSKVLIEEFNLVMNAGFENEFYLLKSVLREGKEEWVPIDSTPYCSSSGYNAVSSIFHEVVADLHSLNIAVEQLHPEAGKGQFEIALGHTACTKAADNLIFTREVVRAVARKHGLLATFVPKYALDDIGSGSHVHLSLWQNGENVFMASGGSNRHGMSSIGEEFMAGVLHHLPSLLAFTAPVPNSYDRIQPNTWSGAYQCWGKENREAPLRTACPPGTQDGLVSNFEIKSFDGCANPHLGLAAIIASGIDGLRRHLRLPEPIDANPASLDIKLQRLPKSLSESLEALKKDDFLHKLIGEKLLVAIKGVRKAEINYYSKDKEAYKQLIHRY; encoded by the exons ATGCACCGTTTGACTGTCTGCAACTACAAGACTTTTGAGGGAGCAATGGAGTTTACGGAGCTAAGAGAAGCCATAGAGAAGATTCAGTTGGTGGACGGCCATGCTCACAACATAGTCGCCCTTGACTCCACCTTTCCTTTCGTCAATTCCTTCTCTGAAGCTCACGGTGACGCCTTGTCTGACGCTCCTCACTCCCTTTCCTTCAAG GAGATGCCAGATGGATCTGATTGGAGATTGGATACGTTCACTGAAACATTTTTGGAAACCTTGAGGTC ATTTGCTGATAAAATTGTTAGCTTGAAAAGCATAGCTGCATATCGTAGTGGTTTAGAAATTAATACTCAAGTGACTAAAGAAGATGCTGAGGAAGGTCTTACTGAAGTTTTAAGTG TTGGAAAGCCAGTCCGCATCACAAATAAAAGCCTTATTGACTACTTATTCATACGTAGTTTGGAGGTTGCTGTATGTTTTGACTTGCCATTGCAAATACACACGGG CTTTGGAGACAAAGATTTGGATTTACGGATGGCCAATCCCCTTCATCTCCGAAAACTTCTTGAGGACAAGAGGTTTTCTAGAAGCCATATAGTGCTGTTACATGCATCATACCCATTTTCAAAAGAAGCCTCATATCTAGCATCTGTCTATAAACAG GTGTACCTTGACTTTGGGTTGGCTATTCCTAAGTTAAGTGTTCATGGGATGATCTCCTCGATCAAAGAACTTTTAGAGCTAGCCCCAATAAAGAAG GTCATGTTCAGCACCGATGGCTATGCATGTCCAGAAACTTTCTATTTAG gTGCAAAAAAGGCACGCGAAGTTGTCTTCTCTGTCCTATGCGATGCATGCATTGATGGTGATCTCTCTGTTGTTGAAGCTATTGAAGCAGCTGAAGATATTTTTGCTCAAAATGCAATCtacttttacaaaattaagTTACGTGTAAAGTCTAATGATTCTAAGCTTAATGTgcatctcaataatatgaaagaGACTGACGTCTCTGAAAATGATGTTTCACTTGTTCGCATTATCTGGGTTGATGCTTCTGGACAACACAGATGTCGT GTTGTTCCAATAAAACGCTTCAATGATGTTGTTAAAAAGAATGGTGTTGGTTTGACATTTGCATGCATGGGAATGAGTTCAGCTGTTGATGGTCCGGCTGACGAGACTAATTTGACTGGAACGGGTGAGATCAGATTGATGCCTGATTTATCAACTAGATGGAGAATTCCATG GGAAAGCCAAGAGGAGATGGTTTTGGCAGACATGCATCTTAAACCCGGTGAACCTTGGGAATATTGCCCCAGAGAGGCCTTACGGAGGGTTTCAAAGGTTCTGATAGAAGAATTTAACTTG GTGATGAATGCTGggtttgaaaatgagttttatcTCTTGAAGAGTGTACTGAG GGAAGGGAAAGAAGAATGGGTACCGATTGACTCAACACCATACTGCTCTTCGTCAGGATACAATGCTGTTTCTTCTATATTTCATGAAGTAGTGGCTGATCTTCACTCCTTAAATATTGCAGTGGAGCAG TTACATCCTGAAGCTGGGAAAGGTCAGTTTGAAATTGCTCTGGGGCATACTGCTTGTACAAAAGCTGCAGACAATTTGATTTTCACACGTGAAGTTGTGAGGGCTGTTGCAAGGAAACATGGGCTGTTGGCAACATTTGTACCAAA GTATGCTTTAGATGATATCGGTTCTGGATCCCATGTCCATTTGAGTTTGTGGCAGAATGGAGAAAATGTTTTTATGGCATCTGGTGGATCCAATCGCCATGGAATGTCTAGTATTGGCGAGGAGTTTATGGCAGGCGTTTTGCATCACCTTCCTTCACTTTTGGCTTTTACGGCCCCTGTTCCAAATAG ttatgatCGAATACAACCCAATACATGGAGTGGAGCGTACCAGTGCTGGGGAAAAGAAAATAGGGAAGCTCCATTGAGAACCGCATGCCCGCCTGGAACTCAGGATGGTCTGGTGAGCAACTTTGAAATAAAATCCTTTGATGGCTGTGCCAATCCACATCTGGGCTTGGCTGCTATAATTGCTAGTGGCATTGATGGCCTCCGCAGGCATCTTCGTCTTCCTGAACCTATAg ATGCAAATCCTGCTAGTCTTGATATAAAACTTCAAAGACTGCCTAAGTCACTCTCTGAATCTCTAGAAGCTCTCAAGAAAGATGATTTCTTGCATAAATTAATAGGTGAAAAGCTTTTGGTTGCCATAAAAGGAGTTCGTAAG GCTGAAATCAACTACTACTCAAAAGATAAGGAAGCATACAAGCAACTTATACATCGCTACTGA
- the LOC123201930 gene encoding protein fluG isoform X1, translating to MHRLTVCNYKTFEGAMEFTELREAIEKIQLVDGHAHNIVALDSTFPFVNSFSEAHGDALSDAPHSLSFKRNLRNIAELYGCESTLQVVEEYRRSSGLEFISSVCFKTANISAVLIDDGLKLDKKHDLEWHKSYVPFVGRVLRIESLAEEILDQEMPDGSDWRLDTFTETFLETLRSFADKIVSLKSIAAYRSGLEINTQVTKEDAEEGLTEVLSVGKPVRITNKSLIDYLFIRSLEVAVCFDLPLQIHTGFGDKDLDLRMANPLHLRKLLEDKRFSRSHIVLLHASYPFSKEASYLASVYKQVYLDFGLAIPKLSVHGMISSIKELLELAPIKKVMFSTDGYACPETFYLGAKKAREVVFSVLCDACIDGDLSVVEAIEAAEDIFAQNAIYFYKIKLRVKSNDSKLNVHLNNMKETDVSENDVSLVRIIWVDASGQHRCRVVPIKRFNDVVKKNGVGLTFACMGMSSAVDGPADETNLTGTGEIRLMPDLSTRWRIPWESQEEMVLADMHLKPGEPWEYCPREALRRVSKVLIEEFNLVMNAGFENEFYLLKSVLREGKEEWVPIDSTPYCSSSGYNAVSSIFHEVVADLHSLNIAVEQLHPEAGKGQFEIALGHTACTKAADNLIFTREVVRAVARKHGLLATFVPKYALDDIGSGSHVHLSLWQNGENVFMASGGSNRHGMSSIGEEFMAGVLHHLPSLLAFTAPVPNSYDRIQPNTWSGAYQCWGKENREAPLRTACPPGTQDGLVSNFEIKSFDGCANPHLGLAAIIASGIDGLRRHLRLPEPIDANPASLDIKLQRLPKSLSESLEALKKDDFLHKLIGEKLLVAIKGVRKAEINYYSKDKEAYKQLIHRY from the exons ATGCACCGTTTGACTGTCTGCAACTACAAGACTTTTGAGGGAGCAATGGAGTTTACGGAGCTAAGAGAAGCCATAGAGAAGATTCAGTTGGTGGACGGCCATGCTCACAACATAGTCGCCCTTGACTCCACCTTTCCTTTCGTCAATTCCTTCTCTGAAGCTCACGGTGACGCCTTGTCTGACGCTCCTCACTCCCTTTCCTTCAAG AGGAATTTGAGGAATATTGCTGAATTGTATGGCTGTGAATCAACTTTGCAAGTCGTTGAAGAATATCGCAGATCCTCAGGGTTGGAATTCATTAGCTCTGTATGCTTTAAAACTGCGAATATCTCAGCTGTACTCATTGATGATGGATTAAAGTTGGACAAGAAGCATGACCTTGAATGGCATAAAAGTTATGTTCCATTTGTTGGTAGAGTATTGCGCATTGAAAGTCTGGCAGAGGAGATTCTAGATCAA GAGATGCCAGATGGATCTGATTGGAGATTGGATACGTTCACTGAAACATTTTTGGAAACCTTGAGGTC ATTTGCTGATAAAATTGTTAGCTTGAAAAGCATAGCTGCATATCGTAGTGGTTTAGAAATTAATACTCAAGTGACTAAAGAAGATGCTGAGGAAGGTCTTACTGAAGTTTTAAGTG TTGGAAAGCCAGTCCGCATCACAAATAAAAGCCTTATTGACTACTTATTCATACGTAGTTTGGAGGTTGCTGTATGTTTTGACTTGCCATTGCAAATACACACGGG CTTTGGAGACAAAGATTTGGATTTACGGATGGCCAATCCCCTTCATCTCCGAAAACTTCTTGAGGACAAGAGGTTTTCTAGAAGCCATATAGTGCTGTTACATGCATCATACCCATTTTCAAAAGAAGCCTCATATCTAGCATCTGTCTATAAACAG GTGTACCTTGACTTTGGGTTGGCTATTCCTAAGTTAAGTGTTCATGGGATGATCTCCTCGATCAAAGAACTTTTAGAGCTAGCCCCAATAAAGAAG GTCATGTTCAGCACCGATGGCTATGCATGTCCAGAAACTTTCTATTTAG gTGCAAAAAAGGCACGCGAAGTTGTCTTCTCTGTCCTATGCGATGCATGCATTGATGGTGATCTCTCTGTTGTTGAAGCTATTGAAGCAGCTGAAGATATTTTTGCTCAAAATGCAATCtacttttacaaaattaagTTACGTGTAAAGTCTAATGATTCTAAGCTTAATGTgcatctcaataatatgaaagaGACTGACGTCTCTGAAAATGATGTTTCACTTGTTCGCATTATCTGGGTTGATGCTTCTGGACAACACAGATGTCGT GTTGTTCCAATAAAACGCTTCAATGATGTTGTTAAAAAGAATGGTGTTGGTTTGACATTTGCATGCATGGGAATGAGTTCAGCTGTTGATGGTCCGGCTGACGAGACTAATTTGACTGGAACGGGTGAGATCAGATTGATGCCTGATTTATCAACTAGATGGAGAATTCCATG GGAAAGCCAAGAGGAGATGGTTTTGGCAGACATGCATCTTAAACCCGGTGAACCTTGGGAATATTGCCCCAGAGAGGCCTTACGGAGGGTTTCAAAGGTTCTGATAGAAGAATTTAACTTG GTGATGAATGCTGggtttgaaaatgagttttatcTCTTGAAGAGTGTACTGAG GGAAGGGAAAGAAGAATGGGTACCGATTGACTCAACACCATACTGCTCTTCGTCAGGATACAATGCTGTTTCTTCTATATTTCATGAAGTAGTGGCTGATCTTCACTCCTTAAATATTGCAGTGGAGCAG TTACATCCTGAAGCTGGGAAAGGTCAGTTTGAAATTGCTCTGGGGCATACTGCTTGTACAAAAGCTGCAGACAATTTGATTTTCACACGTGAAGTTGTGAGGGCTGTTGCAAGGAAACATGGGCTGTTGGCAACATTTGTACCAAA GTATGCTTTAGATGATATCGGTTCTGGATCCCATGTCCATTTGAGTTTGTGGCAGAATGGAGAAAATGTTTTTATGGCATCTGGTGGATCCAATCGCCATGGAATGTCTAGTATTGGCGAGGAGTTTATGGCAGGCGTTTTGCATCACCTTCCTTCACTTTTGGCTTTTACGGCCCCTGTTCCAAATAG ttatgatCGAATACAACCCAATACATGGAGTGGAGCGTACCAGTGCTGGGGAAAAGAAAATAGGGAAGCTCCATTGAGAACCGCATGCCCGCCTGGAACTCAGGATGGTCTGGTGAGCAACTTTGAAATAAAATCCTTTGATGGCTGTGCCAATCCACATCTGGGCTTGGCTGCTATAATTGCTAGTGGCATTGATGGCCTCCGCAGGCATCTTCGTCTTCCTGAACCTATAg ATGCAAATCCTGCTAGTCTTGATATAAAACTTCAAAGACTGCCTAAGTCACTCTCTGAATCTCTAGAAGCTCTCAAGAAAGATGATTTCTTGCATAAATTAATAGGTGAAAAGCTTTTGGTTGCCATAAAAGGAGTTCGTAAG GCTGAAATCAACTACTACTCAAAAGATAAGGAAGCATACAAGCAACTTATACATCGCTACTGA